One Methylophaga marina DNA window includes the following coding sequences:
- the napG gene encoding ferredoxin-type protein NapG, producing the protein MAENQRDTNHQLDDPGKRETFRHLFKRFGVVLVGTIIGQSMILSRPARAAEALRPPGALPDLDFDSSCIRCGLCVEDCPYDILKLASWADPAPQGTPYFVAREEPCRMCTDIPCAKACPTGALDRHMTDIKKADMGVAVLVDHETCLNYKGLTCSICWRVCPIRDEAITIEPIQTEAGKLMIPTVHSDICTGCGTCEKHCVLSEAAIRVLPRELGLGLSGRNAVGRS; encoded by the coding sequence ATGGCAGAAAATCAACGAGACACTAACCATCAATTAGACGATCCCGGAAAGCGGGAAACCTTTCGTCATCTATTCAAACGTTTTGGAGTGGTACTGGTGGGTACCATCATTGGACAATCCATGATTCTATCCCGTCCAGCACGCGCTGCAGAAGCGCTTCGCCCACCAGGCGCATTGCCGGATCTGGACTTCGACTCATCATGTATACGATGTGGCTTATGTGTTGAAGACTGCCCCTACGATATTCTGAAGTTAGCCAGTTGGGCCGATCCTGCTCCACAAGGCACGCCCTATTTTGTAGCCAGAGAAGAACCGTGCCGGATGTGCACCGATATTCCCTGTGCCAAGGCCTGCCCGACCGGTGCACTTGATCGCCATATGACCGATATAAAAAAAGCGGATATGGGCGTCGCTGTACTTGTTGACCATGAAACCTGCCTCAATTACAAAGGTTTGACCTGTAGTATTTGCTGGCGAGTTTGCCCCATTCGTGATGAAGCCATCACCATTGAACCTATCCAGACTGAGGCAGGAAAATTGATGATTCCTACCGTGCATTCAGACATCTGCACTGGATGCGGCACCTGTGAAAAACATTGTGTCTTGTCTGAAGCGGCCATTCGCGTACTTCCACGCGAACTGGGCTTAGGCCTGTCTGGCAGGAATGCCGTTGGGAGGAGCTAA
- the azu gene encoding azurin, protein MRFSYFFIPLAFALPNLASANTCEVEITAGDSWSYNTKTITVPSDCDEFTVNFTHTGKLSKDGLGHNWVLAKTSDVNAIAQAGAPEGLENDFLPKDDERVLAFTPIIGGGESASTTFKTSVLNKNEDYSFFCSFPGHTFMMRGTVKQAE, encoded by the coding sequence ATGCGTTTTTCTTATTTTTTTATTCCTTTAGCATTTGCCTTACCTAACTTAGCAAGTGCCAATACTTGTGAAGTAGAAATTACTGCGGGTGATTCATGGTCATACAACACTAAGACAATCACTGTGCCATCTGATTGTGATGAATTTACTGTCAATTTCACGCATACAGGTAAGCTATCTAAAGATGGGCTTGGTCATAACTGGGTATTAGCCAAGACTTCAGATGTGAATGCCATTGCTCAAGCCGGTGCACCAGAAGGGCTCGAAAATGATTTCCTTCCAAAGGATGATGAGCGTGTGCTCGCATTCACACCGATCATCGGTGGCGGTGAAAGTGCCTCAACAACCTTTAAAACGAGTGTGTTAAATAAAAATGAGGACTATAGCTTTTTCTGCTCATTTCCTGGTCACACATTTATGATGCGCGGCACCGTGAAACAAGCAGAATAA
- the napH gene encoding quinol dehydrogenase ferredoxin subunit NapH, producing the protein MLHRLKRGLYRHRWLLMRRIVQISILLAFIVAIPGYGKIADGNLSSSLWFEQLKLTDPFILLQSFFAGSPIALPALMGAILVGGFYAFLAGRLYCSWVCPINLLTDLAYWLRKRLNIKGNMNLSRHLRLWILALSLVLSFLGGTLAWEIVNPITRFQRELIWFSLSGAMLLGALFLFDLFVSRRAWCGHLCPVGAFYGILGRYGRLKVTSTPTESCDTRGCSRCVAVCPEPHVLAPVVSKQALSVTSSDCTRCGACLDECSEGVLSMKIDLVGMANRKADD; encoded by the coding sequence ATGTTACATCGTCTGAAGCGTGGCCTCTATCGGCATCGCTGGTTGTTAATGCGCCGTATCGTACAAATCTCCATTTTACTTGCCTTTATTGTTGCAATACCGGGTTATGGCAAGATTGCTGATGGCAATTTATCGTCTAGTCTCTGGTTTGAACAACTCAAACTGACCGATCCTTTTATTCTTCTCCAGTCTTTTTTTGCAGGTTCCCCTATTGCCTTGCCCGCGCTTATGGGGGCGATACTGGTCGGAGGGTTTTATGCTTTCTTAGCCGGTCGTCTTTACTGTAGCTGGGTATGTCCCATCAACTTACTGACTGATTTAGCCTATTGGTTACGTAAACGTCTCAATATTAAAGGCAATATGAATTTATCGCGTCATTTACGACTCTGGATCTTAGCCTTATCTCTGGTGCTTTCTTTTTTAGGCGGGACCTTGGCGTGGGAAATAGTGAACCCTATTACACGATTCCAGCGAGAGTTAATATGGTTTTCTTTAAGTGGAGCGATGCTGCTCGGCGCTTTATTTTTGTTTGATTTATTTGTCAGTCGTCGTGCCTGGTGCGGCCATCTGTGCCCAGTAGGTGCTTTCTATGGCATTTTAGGACGCTATGGTCGACTCAAAGTGACATCCACACCAACAGAAAGCTGTGATACCCGTGGCTGTTCACGTTGCGTTGCTGTTTGTCCTGAACCACATGTACTGGCCCCTGTAGTGTCAAAACAAGCCTTATCCGTTACTTCAAGTGATTGTACTCGTTGCGGTGCTTGTCTTGATGAATGTAGCGAAGGAGTTCTGTCAATGAAAATTGACTTAGTGGGGATGGCAAATAGAAAAGCTGACGATTAA
- the mauD gene encoding methylamine dehydrogenase accessory protein MauD, whose product MSFDILIASNVLLWAAFLALAALMVGVIRQIGLLHERSAPLGAMMVDHGPDIGDKSPVFNVKTFTDEKDLLVGRAITPGRPSLLMFTGPSCPVCAKLLPIIRDVAASEGADVILISDGTAAEHREFLSNHPLKNEYYVNSPEIGMRYQVSKVPYGVLLDADGVIKGKGLCNTREHVESLFETVRLGHASLQSYLKDSSTAKEVTVGEQLH is encoded by the coding sequence ATGAGTTTCGATATTCTTATTGCTTCAAATGTGTTGCTTTGGGCAGCTTTTCTGGCTCTGGCTGCACTTATGGTAGGTGTTATTCGCCAAATTGGTCTGCTACACGAACGGTCAGCACCACTGGGTGCCATGATGGTCGATCACGGACCCGATATTGGTGACAAATCACCTGTGTTCAACGTGAAAACCTTCACCGATGAAAAAGACTTGCTGGTCGGTCGCGCTATCACGCCTGGACGTCCAAGCCTGTTGATGTTCACCGGTCCTTCCTGCCCTGTTTGTGCCAAGCTGCTGCCAATTATTCGTGATGTCGCAGCAAGTGAAGGCGCAGATGTCATTCTGATCAGTGACGGTACGGCTGCTGAACACCGTGAGTTCCTGAGCAACCACCCACTGAAAAATGAGTATTACGTGAACTCACCAGAAATTGGCATGCGCTACCAGGTTTCCAAAGTCCCTTACGGTGTACTGCTGGATGCCGATGGCGTGATAAAAGGCAAAGGTCTGTGCAACACACGTGAGCATGTTGAAAGCCTGTTTGAAACCGTACGACTGGGTCACGCTTCACTGCAGAGCTACCTCAAAGACAGCTCTACTGCCAAGGAAGTGACAGTGGGCGAGCAACTGCACTAA
- a CDS encoding MauE/DoxX family redox-associated membrane protein, which translates to MNWLTNDPALSVLATLFVGLVLAVAAISKLRSPDEFQGVVDNYRLLPGFLVKPVAKLLPWIELACAVALMVPPVREIAAWVAVGLFVMFSLALAINVGRGRTHIDCGCVRRPTSRSRIGMFHVLRALFLAGVSIYIAFSSLEIANISLASWLIGMASAALLAMLYIAADVMVGLPNSRESRT; encoded by the coding sequence ATGAACTGGCTTACTAACGATCCTGCCCTGTCAGTACTGGCCACACTTTTTGTGGGGCTGGTACTGGCGGTAGCAGCCATTTCCAAGTTGCGTAGCCCTGACGAGTTCCAGGGTGTGGTCGACAACTACCGTTTGTTGCCGGGCTTTCTGGTTAAACCGGTAGCCAAGCTTCTGCCTTGGATTGAACTGGCATGTGCCGTCGCTTTGATGGTGCCGCCTGTACGTGAAATAGCTGCCTGGGTAGCAGTGGGACTGTTCGTGATGTTCTCGCTGGCATTGGCCATCAATGTCGGCAGGGGCCGAACCCATATTGACTGCGGTTGTGTAAGACGTCCGACCAGTCGGAGCCGAATCGGCATGTTCCATGTGCTGCGTGCGCTCTTTCTTGCCGGCGTCAGCATCTACATCGCTTTTAGTTCACTGGAAATAGCCAATATCTCCCTCGCATCGTGGCTGATTGGTATGGCCTCAGCAGCACTGCTGGCCATGCTTTATATAGCTGCAGATGTGATGGTGGGATTGCCAAATTCCCGTGAATCAAGAACTTAA
- a CDS encoding methylamine utilization protein MauF has translation MRADTHAGDYSQTSTVENSSTCVPDAISFSESKSSGQRFAIMLSAITIGVATGIALNTQASSMLTAMFFVLTFVGGLLSTWSPCGYSSLSLLRPAGKYSFGSVARWTPTFITHAIGYAIGALMLGGALGLVGAFLFEQLAFSHMIMGLAILAIGYGAHQLGFLKMPYPQRRAQVPHDARFRFRSSTIGLLYGYALGMNYLTYVQTPILYIVTGAALLSADVTTAITIIAIFNIGRCLPVAVNFLPISNQSVQAWLAKWQERAVELDGFLLLSIGAAALTMLSL, from the coding sequence GTGAGAGCAGATACACACGCTGGTGATTATAGCCAGACATCGACTGTTGAGAACAGCTCAACATGTGTGCCTGATGCGATTAGTTTTTCTGAGTCAAAATCATCAGGACAGCGATTTGCCATTATGTTATCGGCAATAACCATAGGTGTTGCAACAGGCATTGCACTGAATACACAAGCGTCATCGATGCTGACGGCAATGTTTTTCGTTTTAACTTTTGTTGGTGGCCTGTTATCCACTTGGTCTCCATGTGGGTACTCAAGCCTGAGCCTGCTGCGACCAGCCGGGAAATATTCTTTTGGTTCAGTCGCTCGCTGGACCCCCACCTTCATTACTCATGCGATTGGCTATGCCATCGGTGCACTCATGTTGGGTGGTGCACTAGGTTTAGTGGGTGCTTTCTTATTCGAACAGTTAGCTTTCAGTCATATGATAATGGGACTGGCGATACTAGCAATTGGTTATGGGGCACATCAACTTGGTTTTCTAAAAATGCCCTACCCACAGCGTCGAGCTCAGGTTCCACATGATGCTCGTTTTCGTTTTCGCTCCTCAACAATTGGCCTGCTTTATGGCTATGCGCTGGGGATGAACTACCTGACTTACGTACAGACACCGATCCTCTACATCGTGACCGGTGCTGCGTTGCTGAGTGCTGATGTCACTACAGCAATCACTATCATCGCCATCTTCAACATCGGGCGCTGTCTGCCTGTTGCGGTGAACTTTCTGCCTATTTCCAACCAGTCCGTTCAAGCTTGGCTAGCGAAATGGCAGGAACGTGCTGTTGAACTGGATGGGTTTCTTCTGCTGTCAATCGGTGCAGCCGCATTAACCATGTTATCGCTGTAA
- the mauA gene encoding methylamine dehydrogenase (amicyanin) small subunit, whose translation MTKKLGFDAAIEKLSRRTANKTGRRGFVGKLGGFLVGATLLPLLPVDRRGRLNSAHAADASDLDAARAGWQPQDQDPQACDYWRHCSIDGNVCDCCGGTLTSCPPGTSLSPSSWVASCYNPGDGQTYLIAYRDCCGKQTCGQCACLNTEGELPVYRPEFSNDIVWCFGAENDDMTYHCTISPVVGKAS comes from the coding sequence ATGACAAAGAAATTAGGATTTGACGCTGCTATTGAGAAACTGAGCCGTCGTACCGCAAACAAAACCGGTCGTCGTGGCTTCGTGGGTAAACTGGGTGGCTTCCTGGTAGGTGCGACACTGCTTCCCTTGCTGCCAGTTGATCGCCGTGGTCGTCTGAACAGCGCCCACGCCGCTGACGCCAGTGACCTGGATGCGGCCAGAGCAGGTTGGCAACCACAGGATCAGGATCCACAAGCCTGTGACTACTGGCGGCACTGTTCTATCGACGGGAACGTCTGTGACTGCTGTGGTGGTACGCTGACTTCCTGTCCTCCGGGCACCAGCCTGTCACCGAGCTCATGGGTGGCCAGCTGTTACAACCCGGGTGACGGTCAGACTTACCTGATCGCTTACCGTGACTGCTGTGGTAAGCAAACCTGTGGTCAATGTGCGTGTCTGAACACAGAAGGTGAACTGCCGGTTTACCGTCCTGAGTTCTCCAACGACATCGTATGGTGCTTCGGTGCAGAAAATGATGATATGACCTATCACTGCACCATCTCACCAGTCGTTGGTAAAGCCAGCTAA
- the mauG gene encoding tryptophan tryptophylquinone biosynthesis enzyme MauG, whose amino-acid sequence MKIRILVMLACTVFSVHASLADDTIKRSDYQRPEAIPAPDSNPLTIEKTTLGKALFFDPRLSRDKGMSCATCHSPDHRWSDGRVVPLGSEELEQPRRTPTVMNSAWLKALMWDGRANSLEAQAVLPITTPHEMNYNMDELVQRLGEIKGYRPLFESAYGDAEITTQRIAMALATFQRTLVSNVSSFDRWVEGDDEAISVSAQRGFQVFNNKAQCAACHKSWRFTDDSFHDIGLDSPDLGRGNTIPVEVTIMQHAFKTPTLRDLPENGPFMHDGSMTNLEQVIKHYEDGGLKRPSLSKEMSPFELTEQQKADLIAFLKTLNGGPLALSPPELPEE is encoded by the coding sequence ATGAAGATCAGAATCCTCGTCATGTTGGCATGCACGGTATTTTCCGTGCATGCCAGTTTGGCTGATGACACAATCAAGCGGAGTGATTATCAACGTCCCGAGGCCATTCCGGCGCCGGACTCCAACCCGCTTACTATAGAAAAAACAACGCTGGGTAAAGCCCTGTTTTTTGACCCGCGTTTGTCCCGAGATAAAGGTATGTCCTGTGCGACCTGCCACTCACCGGATCATCGCTGGAGCGATGGCCGCGTTGTGCCGCTGGGTTCGGAAGAACTTGAGCAGCCGAGACGAACGCCCACTGTCATGAACAGCGCCTGGCTTAAAGCATTAATGTGGGATGGCCGAGCCAACTCACTGGAAGCGCAGGCAGTGCTTCCCATCACCACGCCACACGAAATGAACTACAACATGGATGAATTAGTTCAGCGACTAGGTGAAATTAAAGGTTATCGCCCCTTATTTGAGTCTGCCTATGGTGATGCAGAAATCACTACACAGCGCATTGCGATGGCATTAGCGACTTTTCAACGTACCTTGGTCTCCAATGTTTCAAGCTTTGATCGTTGGGTAGAAGGTGATGATGAAGCTATCAGTGTCAGTGCTCAACGTGGTTTTCAAGTATTTAACAATAAAGCCCAGTGCGCCGCTTGTCATAAGTCATGGCGTTTTACTGATGATAGTTTCCATGACATTGGGCTGGATAGCCCGGATCTGGGTCGTGGCAATACCATCCCTGTCGAGGTGACGATTATGCAGCATGCTTTTAAAACCCCGACCTTACGTGATCTGCCAGAAAACGGACCTTTTATGCATGATGGTTCCATGACCAATCTGGAGCAAGTGATCAAACATTATGAAGACGGTGGTCTCAAACGTCCCAGCCTGTCTAAAGAAATGTCGCCATTTGAACTAACTGAACAACAAAAAGCCGATCTGATTGCCTTTTTGAAAACCTTAAATGGTGGTCCATTAGCACTTTCTCCACCCGAATTACCCGAGGAGTAG
- the tatA gene encoding Sec-independent protein translocase subunit TatA, translating to MGSFSIWHWLVVLAVVALVFGTKKLRNLGGDLGGAVKGFKQAMSEEQDISVIDHAVNQTDSVNNKARHKQ from the coding sequence ATGGGGTCTTTTAGTATTTGGCATTGGCTCGTTGTTCTGGCGGTTGTAGCGCTTGTTTTTGGCACCAAAAAATTACGGAATTTAGGTGGAGATTTGGGCGGTGCTGTCAAAGGATTTAAACAAGCGATGAGTGAAGAGCAAGACATCAGTGTTATCGATCATGCTGTCAATCAAACTGACAGTGTGAATAACAAAGCCAGGCATAAACAGTAA
- the mauB gene encoding methylamine dehydrogenase (amicyanin) large subunit, whose translation MTLFNLKSKLRQKSLAGGIATAALMATTYPALADIAVEQQTIEVAPASDSKRVYVTDPGHFQMTSQVFTIDGNNNKILGMSDAGKLPHVLLGDQGNFMAIANTWYDRIARGNRDDYIEVFDTQTHDVTADIDIPEGRFLTAVFTHMATLSTDDKHMMFQQFSPVPAVGLVDLEQNKFVKMMDTPDCYHLFPAPEQNVYMHCRDGSMLKINYDDEGNSTQTHSEVFHPEDSYLVNEPYYSDVTNRLVWPDYEGRIYRATLTADGAEFKEPIEVFTEEEKADRWRPGGWQLVTVHNDSNELYLLADQRGEFTHKTPSRYVFVVDADTGERLRKMELNHEIDSIAVSQDDKPYLFALSANEQTLYTFDAKTGKKIGETAGLGRYPHILTLPQDSE comes from the coding sequence ATGACACTATTTAACCTTAAATCAAAGCTGCGACAAAAAAGTCTAGCAGGGGGCATTGCTACGGCAGCGCTGATGGCTACCACTTATCCAGCACTAGCTGATATTGCTGTTGAACAACAGACCATTGAAGTTGCCCCAGCCAGTGACTCAAAGCGTGTTTATGTCACTGACCCTGGCCATTTCCAGATGACCTCTCAGGTGTTCACCATCGACGGTAACAACAACAAGATCCTGGGTATGTCTGATGCCGGTAAGCTGCCTCATGTGCTGCTCGGTGACCAGGGTAACTTCATGGCGATTGCTAACACCTGGTATGACCGCATCGCCCGGGGTAACCGTGATGATTACATCGAAGTCTTTGATACACAGACTCACGATGTGACAGCAGACATTGATATCCCTGAAGGTCGCTTCCTGACCGCTGTTTTTACCCACATGGCAACGCTGAGCACTGATGACAAGCACATGATGTTCCAGCAGTTTTCACCGGTACCGGCAGTGGGTCTGGTTGATCTGGAACAAAACAAGTTCGTCAAAATGATGGATACCCCGGACTGTTACCACCTGTTCCCGGCACCGGAACAGAACGTGTATATGCACTGCCGTGACGGTTCAATGCTGAAAATCAATTACGACGATGAGGGTAATTCCACTCAGACTCACAGCGAAGTGTTCCATCCGGAAGACAGTTATCTTGTCAATGAGCCTTACTACTCGGATGTGACTAACCGTCTGGTATGGCCGGATTACGAAGGCCGTATCTATCGGGCAACCCTGACTGCTGATGGCGCTGAATTCAAGGAGCCTATCGAAGTCTTCACTGAAGAAGAGAAAGCAGACAGATGGCGTCCAGGTGGCTGGCAGCTGGTCACTGTTCATAACGACAGTAATGAACTGTACCTGCTGGCAGATCAGCGTGGTGAATTCACCCACAAAACACCAAGCCGTTACGTGTTTGTAGTCGACGCCGATACCGGTGAACGCCTGCGCAAGATGGAACTGAACCATGAAATCGATTCCATTGCTGTCAGCCAGGACGACAAACCGTATCTGTTCGCCTTATCCGCTAACGAACAGACTCTGTACACCTTTGATGCTAAGACAGGTAAGAAAATCGGCGAAACGGCAGGACTCGGCCGCTATCCGCACATTCTCACCCTGCCTCAGGATAGCGAGTAA
- the pstC gene encoding phosphate ABC transporter permease subunit PstC — MVYDPFKEASSDKTLSAPPSSTDYLKDSVFRSFAYFCALSIVLLVAYIVFELGSQALPAIKTHGLGFITGTTWDTNQGVFGVLPEIWGTLYSSLLALLLGGLLGVSIAIFLTQGFVYAKFEMIFRTVIELLAAIPSVVYGLWGIYVLIPLIRPGAEWLHDTLGWFPLFGTELSGPGLAPAALVLAIMILPTVAAISADAFRRIPYKVKEAAYGMGATKWEVILKVMLPTASSGILAGLVLGFGRALGETMALAMLIGNVNNIDVSLFAPANTLASLLASTFPEAGEIEIQALMYAALVLLVITFMVNVVGLAVQQYTMRKFEGKK; from the coding sequence ATGGTTTACGATCCATTTAAAGAAGCCAGTAGTGATAAAACACTGTCTGCTCCGCCATCATCGACGGATTACTTAAAAGACTCGGTATTTCGCTCTTTTGCTTATTTTTGCGCCCTATCCATTGTCCTTTTGGTTGCCTATATCGTTTTTGAATTAGGTTCACAGGCATTACCGGCCATCAAAACACATGGCCTTGGCTTTATTACTGGTACTACATGGGATACCAACCAAGGGGTGTTTGGTGTGTTACCTGAAATTTGGGGCACATTATATAGTTCGCTCTTAGCTTTACTTCTGGGTGGTTTATTAGGTGTTTCAATAGCGATCTTCCTGACTCAAGGATTTGTATACGCTAAGTTCGAAATGATTTTCAGAACCGTCATCGAATTGTTAGCAGCTATTCCCTCTGTTGTTTATGGTTTATGGGGCATTTATGTACTGATTCCATTGATAAGACCTGGCGCTGAGTGGTTACATGACACCTTAGGCTGGTTTCCCCTATTTGGCACAGAGTTGAGTGGTCCAGGTCTTGCTCCTGCGGCATTGGTACTCGCTATTATGATTTTACCTACCGTAGCAGCGATTTCTGCAGATGCTTTCCGCCGTATCCCCTACAAAGTGAAAGAAGCCGCTTACGGTATGGGTGCTACCAAGTGGGAAGTCATTTTAAAAGTAATGCTCCCTACAGCCTCTTCCGGCATTTTGGCTGGTTTAGTGCTTGGATTCGGTCGCGCTCTTGGTGAAACCATGGCGCTCGCCATGTTGATTGGTAACGTCAACAATATCGATGTTTCACTGTTTGCTCCGGCCAATACCTTAGCGTCACTTCTTGCTTCTACTTTCCCTGAAGCAGGTGAAATCGAAATACAGGCTTTAATGTATGCCGCGCTGGTTCTACTGGTCATCACCTTTATGGTCAACGTTGTCGGTTTGGCAGTACAGCAATACACCATGCGTAAGTTTGAGGGTAAAAAATGA
- the pstS gene encoding phosphate ABC transporter substrate-binding protein PstS produces the protein MKLFAKNAKSVFLITALVGAMSSTAAHAELKLNGSGASFPAPLYNKWFKDYSKQTDGVRVDYQSKGSGAGIRDFINETVDFAASDAAMKDSEIEQVKKGAILLPMTAGEVVLSYNLEGVKELKLPRDVYPAIFMGKITQWNDPKIQAANPGVKLPDEKITVVVRSDSSGTSYVYTNHLSAINAEFKETIGAAKSPNWPSSALIVKAPKNDGVTATIKQTPGSIGYIEYGFAKLTKMPTAILENQKGKFVEAGGETGAAALATTTFPEGNLPGSDVPDLRAWSTDPAGEDAYPIASFTWLLVYKDQEDDKAKALRDLIEYMVTTGQESSEAMGYIPLPENVVEKVRNAAKMIK, from the coding sequence ATGAAACTATTTGCAAAAAATGCAAAGTCAGTTTTTCTTATCACTGCCCTTGTTGGTGCGATGTCATCAACTGCTGCACATGCCGAACTGAAGTTGAACGGTTCTGGTGCCAGTTTTCCAGCCCCTCTTTATAACAAATGGTTTAAAGATTACAGCAAGCAAACTGATGGTGTGCGTGTAGATTACCAATCTAAAGGTAGTGGCGCAGGTATTCGTGATTTCATCAATGAAACAGTTGACTTTGCAGCAAGTGACGCGGCGATGAAAGACAGCGAAATCGAGCAAGTCAAAAAAGGTGCGATTCTGTTACCAATGACAGCCGGTGAAGTGGTTCTGTCTTACAACCTGGAAGGTGTTAAAGAATTAAAACTGCCACGTGATGTTTACCCAGCCATTTTCATGGGCAAAATCACTCAATGGAATGACCCAAAAATCCAAGCAGCCAACCCAGGTGTTAAATTACCTGACGAAAAAATCACTGTAGTCGTTCGCTCTGACTCAAGTGGTACAAGTTATGTTTACACCAACCACTTGTCTGCCATCAATGCAGAATTTAAAGAAACTATCGGTGCAGCTAAATCACCTAACTGGCCTTCTTCTGCATTAATCGTCAAAGCGCCAAAAAATGATGGTGTGACAGCGACTATCAAACAAACGCCTGGTTCAATTGGTTACATTGAATATGGCTTTGCAAAATTAACCAAAATGCCAACCGCTATTCTTGAAAACCAAAAAGGTAAATTCGTTGAAGCCGGTGGTGAAACAGGTGCTGCTGCATTAGCAACTACGACGTTCCCAGAAGGTAATTTACCAGGTAGTGATGTACCTGATTTACGTGCTTGGTCTACTGACCCTGCTGGTGAAGATGCTTACCCAATCGCCTCGTTCACATGGTTGTTGGTCTACAAAGATCAAGAAGATGATAAAGCAAAAGCTTTACGTGACTTAATCGAGTACATGGTAACAACAGGTCAAGAATCATCTGAAGCAATGGGTTATATCCCACTACCTGAAAACGTGGTTGAGAAAGTTCGCAACGCAGCGAAAATGATCAAGTAA
- a CDS encoding helix-turn-helix domain-containing protein: MNQEKIWVDDDLAKIEIKAVRSKLTDVLEQAAALPMWSQDYTQLDKGQFSGTVTSVACQGVQIFREAMNRSVDELASPPPGSYVIGLPTIVEGEALWCGSKLDKNSLITLDKNDELLFRTSHSSEINVAVIAEQRLEEYAERVEKVDLRPIMDRANPVEALPPAIQSRLLAILYIGTEHMAKNLDDGTSHPNSWRHFEDTVFSVCVQALSAVSNNNGRRHEYRVHRYIVKSVRELTLAQHCDPITIGEICTTLNISRRTLNHAFQQVLGITPVAYMRNIRLHKIRAELQYKSEQISNIACVASHWGFWHMSLFARYYRELFGECPSETLERSRL, from the coding sequence ATGAATCAAGAAAAGATATGGGTAGATGACGACCTAGCTAAAATTGAAATAAAAGCAGTACGCTCTAAATTAACTGATGTCTTAGAGCAAGCAGCAGCTTTGCCAATGTGGTCACAAGATTACACGCAACTAGATAAAGGGCAGTTTTCAGGTACGGTGACCAGTGTTGCTTGTCAGGGAGTACAGATCTTTCGTGAAGCGATGAATCGTTCTGTGGATGAGCTTGCCAGTCCACCACCAGGCAGTTATGTGATTGGATTACCAACTATTGTTGAGGGTGAGGCTTTATGGTGTGGCAGTAAGCTAGACAAAAATTCGCTGATTACTCTGGATAAAAATGATGAACTCTTATTCAGGACTTCACATTCGTCTGAAATCAATGTTGCCGTCATTGCTGAGCAAAGGCTAGAGGAATATGCAGAAAGAGTAGAAAAGGTGGATCTTCGCCCCATTATGGATAGGGCAAATCCAGTAGAGGCGCTTCCTCCTGCTATACAAAGCCGTTTGTTGGCAATCTTATACATCGGCACAGAGCATATGGCGAAAAATCTTGATGATGGCACCAGTCATCCAAACAGTTGGCGACACTTTGAAGATACCGTTTTCAGTGTGTGTGTGCAGGCACTGTCAGCGGTCAGCAACAACAACGGCCGACGACATGAGTACAGAGTACATCGCTATATCGTCAAAAGTGTACGTGAGCTCACGCTAGCCCAGCATTGTGATCCCATTACCATTGGTGAAATTTGTACCACTCTGAATATTAGTCGCCGGACATTGAACCATGCTTTTCAGCAAGTGCTTGGCATCACTCCTGTTGCTTATATGCGAAATATTCGTCTTCACAAGATTCGGGCTGAGCTTCAATACAAGTCGGAGCAAATCAGTAATATCGCCTGTGTGGCATCGCATTGGGGGTTTTGGCATATGAGTTTGTTCGCACGTTATTACCGTGAGCTATTCGGGGAGTGTCCGAGTGAGACACTGGAGCGATCACGGCTTTGA